A genomic region of Salvelinus alpinus chromosome 12, SLU_Salpinus.1, whole genome shotgun sequence contains the following coding sequences:
- the LOC139535386 gene encoding protein TMEPAI-like isoform X2, whose product MQPVSGGPHHHYNCVQTPCRAQLEFVQILVIVVVMMVMVVVITCLLNHYRLSERSFMSRDSQARRRHLPLPSDGSLWSSDGTGHASGMSEQQVYTTRPPDRVPSYLQRERLARFQPTYPYLPHPIIDLPPTISLSDGEEPPPYQGPCTLQLRDPEQQMELNRESVRAPPNRTVYDSHLLDTSLCPPPSLNPGVSTTTVATAAQAYSSRVEGAPPTYSEVIGHYYHPSSLPRHHHQTSSGGRDTGRGVGLGGPGTSSPSLLLHGILKQAHLGSLESRNVSNKKEKQTPEQV is encoded by the exons CCCAGTTGGAGTTTGTGCAGATCCTGGTGATCgttgtggtgatgatggtgatggtggtagtgatcaCCTGCCTGCTCAACCACTACCGCCTGTCGGAACGCTCCTTCATGTCCAGGGACAGCCAGGCCCGCAGGCGCCACCTACCACTGCCCTCT GACGGGAGTCTGTGGTCCTCAGATGGCACAGGGCACGCCAGTGGAATGAGCGAG CAGCAGGTGTACACCACGCGTCCCCCGGACCGCGTCCCCTCCTATCTGCAGAGGGAGCGTCTGGCCCGCTTCCAGCCCACCTACCCCTACCTGCCCCACCCCATCATTGACCTGCCGCCCACCATCTCGCTGTCGGACGGCGAAGAGCCCCCGCCCTACCAGGGCCCCTGCACTCTGCAGCTCCGCGACCCTGAGCAGCAGATGGAGCTTAACAGGGAGTCGGTGCGCGCGCCCCCCAACCGCACAGTCTATGACAGCCACCTCCTCGACACCTCCCTGTGCCCACCGCCCAGCCTCAACCCCGGGGTCAGCACTACCACGGTAGCCACGGCTGCCCAGGCCTACTCCAGCCGAGTGGAAGGGGCACCACCAACTTATAGCGAGGTGATAGGgcactactaccacccctcttCACTACCCAGGCACCACCACCAGACTTCCAGTGGCGGCAGGGACACGGGGCGTGGAGTCGGGTTAGGAGGCCCGGGTACCTCGTCGCCGTCCTTGCTACTCCACGGGATTCTCAAGCAGGCCCACCTGGGCAGCCTGGAGAGCAGGAATGTGAGCAACAAAAAGGAGAAGCAGACGCCTGAACAGGTGTGA